The Triticum aestivum cultivar Chinese Spring chromosome 7B, IWGSC CS RefSeq v2.1, whole genome shotgun sequence genome window below encodes:
- the LOC123160878 gene encoding UDP-glycosyltransferase 85A7, which produces MGAAMAEEKRAHAMMFPFPCSGHINPTLKLAELLHSRGVHVTFVNTEHNHERLLRTGGARLAGRDGFRFESVPDGLDDEDRAAPDKTVRLYLSLRRSCGPPLVDLARRLGEQEGVPPVTCVVLSGLASFVLGVAEELGVPSFVIWGTSAVGFVCTLRLRQLTQRGYTPLKDESYLTNGYLDTPIDWIAGMPTVRLGDISSFVRTVEPNGFGLRVEEEEANSCARAQGLILNTFDELESDVLGALREEFPRVYTIGPLAAAMHRRVDHGASGLSLWEEDAACMAWLDAQPAVGSVLYVSFGSLAVLSLDQLAEFAWGLAASNRPFLWVVRPGLVAGDRGMEALPADFLAETKGRRFIAEWCAQEQVLRHRAVGGFLTHSGWNSTTESIWAGVPMICAPGFADQYINSRYVCGEWGVGLRLDEQLRREQVVAHIEELMGGGEKGEEMRRSAAEWKALAEAATAPGGSAYENLDKLVEELRLEVPDGGKPAKVTHAR; this is translated from the exons ATGGGAGCGGCCATGGCGGAGGAGAAGAGGGCGCACGCGATGATGTTCCCGTTCCCGTGCTCGGGCCACATCAACCCGACGCTCAAGCTGGCGGAGCTGCTGCACTCGCGCGGGGTGCACGTCACCTTCGTCAACACGGAGCACAACCACGAGCGGCTGCTGCGGACGGgcggcgcgcggctcgccggccggGACGGGTTCCGGTTCGAGTCCGTCCCCGACGGGCTGGACGACGAGGACCGCGCCGCGCCCGACAAGACGGTGAGGCTGTACCTGTCGCTGCGCAGGAGCTGCGGCCCGCCGCTGGTGGACCTCGCGCGCCGGCTCGGGGAGCAAGAGGGCGTGCCGCCCGTCACCTGCGTCGTGCTCAGTGGCCTCGCCAGCTTCGTGCTGGGCGTCGCGGAGGAGCTCGGCGTGCCGTCATTCGTGATCTGGGGCACCAGCGCCGTCGGCTTCGTCTGCACGCTCCGGCTGCGCCAGCTCACACAAAGAGGCTACACGCCACTCAAAG ATGAGAGCTACTTGACCAACGGGTACCTGGACACGCCGATCGACTGGATCGCCGGGATGCCGACGGTGCGGCTCGGCGACATCTCCAGCTTCGTCCGGACGGTTGAACCGAATGGATTCGGTCTGcgcgtggaggaggaggaggccaacaGCTGCGCCAGAGCGCAGGGCCTCATCCTCAACACGTTCGACGAGCTCGAGTCAGACGTCCTGGGCGCCCTCCGGGAAGAGTTCCCGCGCGTGTACACCATCGGGCCCCTCGCGGCCGCTATGCACCGCCGGGTCGACCACGGCGCGTCCGGGCTCAGCCTGTGGGAGGAGGACGCGGCGTGCATGGCGTGGCTGGACGCGCAGCCGGCGGTGGGGTCGGTGCTGTACGTCAGCTTCGGGAGCCTGGCGGTGCTGTCGCTGGACCAGCTCGCGGAGTTCGCCTGGGGCCTCGCCGCCAGCAACCGCCCGTTCCTCTGGGTCGTGCGCCCCGGCCTCGTCGCCGGTGACCGCGGCATGGAGGCCCTGCCCGCCGACTTCCTCGCGGAGACCAAGGGCCGGCGCTTCATCGCCGAGTGGTGCGCGCAGGAGCAGGTGCTACGGCACCGCGCCGTGGGGGGCTTCCTGACTCACAGCGGGTGGAACTCGACGACGGAGAGCATCTGGGCGGGCGTGCCGATGATCTGCGCGCCGGGGTTCGCGGACCAGTACATCAACAGCCGGTACGTGTGCGGAGAGTGGGGCGTCGGGCTGCGCCTGGACGAGCAGCTGCGGCGAGAGCAGGTCGTGGCGCACATCGAGGAGCTCATGGGCGGAGGGGAGAAGGGCGAGGAGATGAGGCGCAGCGCCGCCGAGTGGAAGGCTCTGGCCGAGGCGGCCACGGCGCCCGGGGGGTCGGCGTACGAGAACCTCGACAAGCTGGTCGAGGAGCTGCGGCTGGAGGTGCCGGACGGCGGCAAGCCTGCCAAAGTCACGCACGCCCGGTGA